ATTTAACTGTTTTTTAGCATTTCATCACAGTAAGCATCATCCATCAAACGCTAATCAAACATACAATGGATTTAAAGTCCAAAAACGTATTTTCCAGAAATAGTTAAAGAAAGGTGATGCATTAAAAATAGCATGAGATAAACATTATGAATTGTGATGCAATAAGCTGTAATTGTAAtcagaaaaaatgaaaataaagcaattaagaaAAGAAGAGTCATGTAGAGATGTGTAATTAACTTTAATCAGATATaacagagaaaaataataaagggAGCAGCAACAAAAGGCGAGAGATAATGGGGTAAGGAAATGCCTTCAATTTAGAGTCGCGTAAAGCAACGATGCCAGTGGAACGCCATCGCGAAATTGTGCTAGCATCAGCTGCCTTGCTGCTGCGGCAACCCATTATCACTCGAATATTATATTTACGCACACAACGCTTTGAGAATTAGATTGAAATCATGGGTTAAATGATTGGAAAATTTTAGAATAAAAAGGTCTTCAACTGGTTCAGGGAACAGCGTTGAAGACCTTTTTGTTTGCCGGTCCCCGGAGGGACCCAAAGGCGTTGAAGTCGACGATTATATGAAACTCAGAGAAAAAGGGAATGGCGACGACTTTTGAATGGTTTGCTTTCGGTGTTATTGCTTGAGGTGGGGTCTTGGGTTCTATTACGATTTTGTCATACGAGTGGCGatataaactattttttgtcaactcaatttttctttttttcttaatagAGGTTGGCCTTGAATTGTGCAAATGAAAGGTTGAAGACAACTCGCGGTGGAATATTgaacaacaataataattatacacatttgaatcttatactccctccgtttaaaATTGGATGATGTACTTTCCtatttagtctgttccaaaataaatgacacatttttaaatttgaaaataactcaactttaaactcttcattttacccttaatgagaagtttttataaacacacaaatgtcacgaccccacaaaccttttaccccttaagcttttaagaccacaagtttcaaaagtcttcttttttttcttaaacttcatgcATAGTCAAACTAGTtcatctaaattaaaacggagggaaaAGCAAACAGTTTCGACTACACGTGTACCCGAGAACGAGAAGATTACAGAGAAAAAAGCAGAAAAACGGACAAGCTAAAGCAGAATGAAATACAGTGCTAAAGAAAGGCATTGTATAAATGTGATCTACCATGACAAATAACAATCTACTCACAACCGACTACAACATAACTAACCTACAACCGAAGCTCATAACCAAGCATAACAAGGTCATATTTAGAAGTTTATTGAAAATTTTGTCATGGTTTGCCTATAAAAAGAGGCATCAATCGTGAAATCAAGGGGGCAGAGAAAGAAAGCTTAGAAGTTAGAAGTGTACTATCGAAATCAAATTTTAAGCATACCgctatttcctttctctttcttctttagtttctcttctttttcatcttttagCCATTATATTGGCTTCGTCTCTAGTTTCGAATAAAATAGTGTCACAAATTACTCTAATtcctatttttaattaaataaaaaaaaatattcttcttgaatatttctttgtATTCTCTTATTTAATGGGCAAGAATATTTTCGTTGTCGGTATTAACTCCAATATGAATTAACTTTTCTTGTGTTGGGAGAATGACACatcttaatatttctatataataATAGATATTATTCTATAATTTCATATGCTTgagctaaattctattttatgTTTATCTGCTTTATTGATAGATGTTCATATTTATGTAGtgatatctatctatattatgttataattaattCTTCATTTATTTGTTATCGAGAGAGGCAAATACTGTAGTAATCTATTATAATGAGTAGGGTAACCGAAATGGACTTACTAAAAAGAGCATGTTTCAGTTCAAGCCTTTATTTCTGGTtctttaatattactattttgaTAATTAATTTGTATAACGGAAAGGAGTGCAACTAATTGTTCAACTTAAGTAATAATATATAAGTGTAATCGTGAGAGACATTTATAcatttgagagaaataaaaattaaagaataaacaTATTTACTATATTATAGAAATATTAAGTGAAGTCAGTATCCCAACATCTTTTTATATttgtgaaacaaaaaaaaatatttttccattgCTTTATTTACGCATTTTTATTTAGTTAACTCACAACTCAACTCTTTCTGATTATTATAAATAgtaattaaaacaaaaaatatatatagaataAATTAACCAATTTCTATGCGTTGGACATCTTGGTATATTATTATTCGATAGAGTACGGTCACTTATCAGTACATTTTGATAAAAAATGTATTTATCAATTTCGGCTGTAAGTGCTTTTGAGCTATTTTTAACCAGCTAATAATCCAAAAGGGCTCTTAATTAGCTTCGTAGGCAACTTTCCCAAATTTACCTCCCTAAAAATCCTCCGCATCTCATGGAATAAATTCCATTCGACAAATACGGGTAACTCAAAGATCGTCGACCGAGATTTTTACAGCGAAGTTGCTTCTGCCTGGTAAATCGATATGTGCCTTGCATATTCTACAACTGTATTTGAAATTTTTGCAATTTTttacaccaagcaaaggaatTGCTCTGTTCCTGATTAAACGTGTTGTACTTTTACTCATTGTAGTGTTAATCTGGGCTATTTACAGTTGAATCGTTTATCTGTTGGTGTAATGTAGTGTTGTTCCTTAAAGCATCAAAATCAATGGGCCCCTAAGAATTTTGTAATGAAAGAGAGAAATATGGGGAAAATTGGGACTTTTAATTGGAGTCTGACGAATGGGTTGGGTTGCTATCAAAAGACCCGTGAAGTAGTTCATTGAAAGAGGCAATCAGCTATAGATTCAGGAAGGATAAGTGTAAGGTAACTGACCAAGGTATATTAAGTGAGTTAAATCAGCTATATACTCGGGAAAGAAATATGTGCGCTCTTTCTGTTATAACAAACCATGGCTGTGTACGAGTCTAAGTCGTCATCTCATACAAAGTGTATAAAATCAAACAAATTTATCGCAGAGGTGGTACTTAGAAGTTAGAAATTGTCAATGGACGCCGATGGCTGTAAAGTTTCTGGCAGTCATGGCCATGTTTTGGTAATGACTTGTCCCTTACAAGGCCACGCAGCGCCCCTCATCAAACTTTCACATCGTATAGCCGAGTATGGGGTGAAGGTCTCATTTGTGAGTACAGAGTTCTCGTCCGCGACTCTGTCCCATGAAATTCCAGATTCTGGGGAAGGAATGATTCGTTTAGTCTCAGTTCCAGATGGACTTGATCCCGAGAATGATAGGAAAGATTTACAAATATTGTCTGAGAGTATTAGGAAAGTTATGCCTGCTCATTTGGAGGACTTGCTCAACAAGGCCAGTGACAAGGTTACTAGTGTTATACTTGATTCACCATTAGGATTTCTGCTGGAAATTCCTAAGAAAATGGGGATCAAGACTGCTGTTTATCTCTGTTCTACACCAGGATGCTTGGCCTTGGGGCTCAATATATCTAAGCTTATTGAAGCAAAAGTCATTGACACTGATGGTAAGCTAATGCCCCTTATATATAATCCTAAACTTTTTATTGTTAGTATTGCTCGTCTGCCCATGGACATAAGCATAACAAAAGAGATTTGAGAAGTAACAATTTAAACTGAAGCAATGTATGATCGACTGAATCAAAACATTTTTTATAcggaacataaatatatatatatatatattaaaatctGGACTCGTAATTGCAAATTAGTGGTGAGAATATAAAGGTTGAAGTCATCTAAGTTTAAATTTTGGACTCGGCTCTAAACGTAGTGCCATGACAAACGTAGGCTGAGGCACTTATGAATCTAATCTTGGGAAGATTGTAACTCTTGCAGGAACTCCATTAAAGAATGAGAATATTCAAGTTGTGCCAAATTTACCAGCCATGAGCACTGCTGAATTTACGTGGTACCATCCGCAGGGCGCGGATAAACAAAAAATAATGTTTGTATCAATTAAAGAAATTTTTGAATGGATGATAAATTCGGACTGGATTATTTGCAACTGGTTCACTGACCTTGCCCCTTCAGCTTCAATTTTGACTACCAATATTTTTCCTGTTGGTCCTTTACTTGCCAATGGGCAGTCTGCTGGAAGCCTTTATTCAGAAGATTCAAGTTGCTTAACCTGGCTAGACAAACAAGCTCCAAAATCAGTTATTTATGTAGCCTTTGGCAGCACTTCAAGATTCAGCCAACAACAGGTTGAAGAATTGGCATTAGGCCTCGAGCTTATGAATCGACCATTCTTATGGGTGGCTTGGTCAGGCCTGGGAAATGGTTCATTTGCTCTGTACTCGAGTGATTTCTCAGAGAGAGTGGCTAAGCGCGGGAAGATTGTCGAGTGGGCACCTCAAGAAATGGTGTTGGCTCACCCTTCAATTGCCTGTTTTGTGACTCATTGTGGTTGGAATTCCACAATGGAGAGTGTAAGTGTGGGAGTACCTTTTCTATGTTGGCCTTATTTTGGAGATCAATTGTATACACAGACTTGTATTTCTGATGGTTGGGAAATAGGCTTATTGTTGAATGCAGATGAGAAAGGGATCATTTCCGgatatgaaattaagagaaaagtGGAGGATTTGTTATCAGATGACAGCATAAGAGCAAACTCACTTAAGTTGAAGGAAATGGCTAGAAACAGCATAAGTATAGGAGGATCTAGCACCAAAAACTTGGAATTCCTTGTATCACTAATGAAGCAATGAACATATAAGGCTTgattattaatttaataaaataatgtTTGTGGATAAGTAAAGCGAAATTGATTATTGGCGTGTTATGGGTAGACTCTCTCTATAAATACAAGTTAATTTATTACTCTCtctgttcacttttacttgtccgatatattaaaaatatattttcacttttacttgtccattttaataaatcaagagaaagataaaaaaaaaattattttacccttatattaattactcatttccaAAATTATTTCCCAAGACTTTGAAATGCTATCATTATTAGAGATTATATGGtaaaatacataatatatatTTCTTAAGGGacgtaaaaagtaaaaataaaccgAGGGAGTATTTATGTGGATAGATGGGTTAAATCGAGGTATTGTGTTCATTTTGTTTCTTACTCTAGCTCTTGCGGTCATAAATAAATCTATTACACTAAAAGCTATAGAGAATGAGCAGAAATTTAGAAAAATATCGATAAACCCTCTATTGATTCAAAAGGAATCATTTTCCACAATACATCACGAGTTAAAATTATTGGTCGCTTCAAAATTCTGACCAAATTGCCAGTTAGCAGGAacaacatcatcagattgaacCCATTGGCCATCACTAGTTTGTACTTGGAAAGACAAGCTCTGTCCTACCAATTGTGCAGAAGTCTGCCAATTTTGGCCCCAATTTCGCGACATAGGAATCCAACCAGTTTTAGATcctttgattttgaaattggcAACATCTCCAACACCTCCCACATTGTAAACAAGAACAAGAATCCAATTAGGATTTCCTTTGATCTCAAACTTGATCCCTCCTTTTTTGTGGCACTTGACTCTCCTATAAACTACAGGGACAACCCCTGCTTTATATTTGGCTATTTTTAAGAACATTGGCTCTGACAAATCAAAGTGTTCTTGTGGAGGATTGCACCAAACATCTACAGTTTTTGTGTAATTTGGAGGGCAGAAATTGGTGGCTGTTATTGTAATTTTTACCCCTGCATTGCACCATTGAGGAGCATTTACACACATTATTTCAAAGCAAGCTCCACAGGTTGCCCCATTGTGAAAAAGTGCTGTGCTTAGTGCTGCTGTTTCCAAGCCATATCCTTGCTGGAATAAATTTCCATAGCCACAAGCTCCCTCTGCAATATTATCCAAATATTTGTTAATATCTATGTCGTGAACAAATCAAACTTATAAAGTTGCAAATATTTTTTACACATACATGACAACATTCCTTTAATATAATAtcatatttttctatttctttcttttaactttgaCATTTAGACGAGTCGATAGTAATCTTACATACTCGTGTGTAACCAAAACCACTAGCCTATCATTAATAAAGACGTTTTATCAATTGTCAAGCTTCACTCGTGTTTCTCGATTTCTATTTAGATGGAAAATTTATTTCATttcgaagaagaaaagaaaattataattatgaaattggcGTTCATCATGCCATCCATCTCATGGATTGGAAATCATTTGGCTTTTATAACTATACTAACTAATATTTTTAGTGTAATTATTGTAATATAAGTATAGTACAAGTATAACTTACGCATAGTTTCGCCACCCGTTTGGTCTCCATAAAATGTAGCACGGGCATTTCCCCATCCATCGCCATTCAAAGCTCCTTCTACCTGTTTAGTTTCAAATGCTACAACCATAAAACTAACAAAAACGGCGATGACCAAACATAAAAAATTTTGACGTTTTGCCATTTTAGGCTTAACAATATTTCTCTAAATTAGTTTCAACTCTGTGGTTGATTTGCCTGGATAATGGAGTGCTTTGGCGTGAAATTTATAGCCAAAATCTTAAGAGCGTAACAACATTAAGGCCATGAAAAAAGGATAATCCCAATAGAGATTACAATTGTTGTTGTAAATTTGGAGATAATGGAATGATTAACTTCGCAAACTAATGCAATAATTTAGTCATTTGCTATTATAGTAAGATTGCTGCAATTTAGCTGATCTTCCCAATTAGTCATGATTTGCTTTTACGTGCATATAAATAGGCAATCTGCATCAGTTTTGCTAAAAATAAATGGGATTAAGTTACTTCATTTGTCTTATATTTTAATGAGAAAAGTAAGATAATAGAAAATTAGAAATCGGTTAGCACTAAAATGTAAGGAagagctttttctttcttttctaataTTGGGTCTTTAATGTAATTTATTATACATTACAATAATCAGATTACTTATAGTAATGTGGTTACTACTAATTACTCCATCCGTTTGGCTTTACTCGTCTActatattaaaaatttattttcacttttacttgtcggTTTTCTCAAATTAACAGAAAGATGATTTTTTCGTAtttacccttatcattaattACTTATTCCCAAATTATTTCCCAAAATTTTTTGAAgtgctattattattatgagtaaaattataaaatatatatttaatttttttttttttggagtgcAAGGCCAAAAGCAGACACTAAAATGAACTGAAGAGTAAATAAGacaaaaaagaaagaggaagtcAACTATAAGAAGGTATAATTGCATAAGATTGTGAATATCAGTGAGAAAAGATATTACTTTTTTAGATTATTTAATGATCATTTCACTTTGATAATTAAGATAAAAAGAACTTGTCTTGTCTTGTAAATTCAATTTTGTTTAAAGCGAGTCATTGAACGAAAAAAAGAGAGGATAGATTTACATTGTGGTTATTGATAAAATTTTGAGCCATGTAATCAACCATTAATACTTATATCAGAGTAATTAAGTTGTCTACATCACATCACTTGAGGTACAATTATTCCTCGGATTTTGTATGAATACGGAATATCTCGTGCACCAGACTGCTTTTTTTGGTGCAGTTATTGATAAAATTTCAAAGAGTttacatttacaatcattatttcAATGGATAAAATGTCTCAAACGTACTTTAATTCAACTAAGAGAGAAAAACGATGTCAATTTCTTTGTAGATGTTAACTGCTTTCAATTTTACAATACGTTCAGATAAATTATAAACACTAAAAAGTCAGAAATGTTTTCTAGATATTCAAAAATCTTCGTCAGTATtgatttaataaaattaaatgagtaaaaaaagtaaaagaaatgaGAAGaccaaaaacaaaacaaatagaGGTGACGGATTCGCATTCTCGATCTTTTAGTTATtgataaattcttattttgattctCGTAAAATTAGGCAAAACACATATAACCTTAAGTTAATTAAAATGTATATTCTTGGTCTCTTTATAATATTTAGATAACTTCTCGAATTATATTATCTTCAAATATGGAGTAACAATATAGATTCACACATTTTCGATTAAACAGTTTAACACTTAATAATTTCTTATATTTGTGAAGATTTACAATCAGAGGGATCAAAAGTACATATATCAATTAATTGAAGGTTGAATGTGCTTACTCAAAAATCACAAGGACCAAAAATTCGAATTGGTTGATAT
This DNA window, taken from Nicotiana tabacum cultivar K326 chromosome 4, ASM71507v2, whole genome shotgun sequence, encodes the following:
- the LOC142180269 gene encoding UDP-glycosyltransferase 83A1-like yields the protein MDADGCKVSGSHGHVLVMTCPLQGHAAPLIKLSHRIAEYGVKVSFVSTEFSSATLSHEIPDSGEGMIRLVSVPDGLDPENDRKDLQILSESIRKVMPAHLEDLLNKASDKVTSVILDSPLGFLLEIPKKMGIKTAVYLCSTPGCLALGLNISKLIEAKVIDTDGTPLKNENIQVVPNLPAMSTAEFTWYHPQGADKQKIMFVSIKEIFEWMINSDWIICNWFTDLAPSASILTTNIFPVGPLLANGQSAGSLYSEDSSCLTWLDKQAPKSVIYVAFGSTSRFSQQQVEELALGLELMNRPFLWVAWSGLGNGSFALYSSDFSERVAKRGKIVEWAPQEMVLAHPSIACFVTHCGWNSTMESVSVGVPFLCWPYFGDQLYTQTCISDGWEIGLLLNADEKGIISGYEIKRKVEDLLSDDSIRANSLKLKEMARNSISIGGSSTKNLEFLVSLMKQ
- the LOC142180188 gene encoding expansin-A23-like, with protein sequence MVVAFETKQVEGALNGDGWGNARATFYGDQTGGETMQGACGYGNLFQQGYGLETAALSTALFHNGATCGACFEIMCVNAPQWCNAGVKITITATNFCPPNYTKTVDVWCNPPQEHFDLSEPMFLKIAKYKAGVVPVVYRRVKCHKKGGIKFEIKGNPNWILVLVYNVGGVGDVANFKIKGSKTGWIPMSRNWGQNWQTSAQLVGQSLSFQVQTSDGQWVQSDDVVPANWQFGQNFEATNNFNS